From the genome of Neodiprion pinetum isolate iyNeoPine1 chromosome 3, iyNeoPine1.2, whole genome shotgun sequence, one region includes:
- the mRpL48 gene encoding large ribosomal subunit protein mL48: MALRMLRKVVKSTLRTQVGSSFCRAYSLYEPDYLEVGKSKIPMHDVLNIQLTAYNFCTLESYHHFLDNLIQDMGIEVETSWALPPKHEIIQKFKPRSTVIDSEYKLKTYFRSIQVVQPPSTLYPILLRMIDASLPEGVTVNVVKHEPEHEEIRHVPNKDLMELKEQLDMVGKTTGKKKKGF; the protein is encoded by the exons ATGGCACTCAGAATGTTGAGAAAG GTAGTGAAATCCACTCTACGAACCCAGGTCGGGTCCTCGTTTTGCCGTGCTTATTCCTTGTATGAACCAGACTATTTGGAG gTAGGAAAATCCAAGATACCCATGCATGATGTCTTGAATATTCAACTTACAGCATACAACTTTTGTACTCTGGAAAGCTATCATCACTTTCTAGATAATTTAATTCAAGATATGGGTATAGAAGTCGAGACTAG ctggGCCCTACCACCAAAACATGAGATTATACAAAAGTTCAAGCCGAGGAGTACTGTGATTGATTCTGAATATAAATTGAAGACATATTTCAGAAGTATACAAGTGGTTCAACCACCTTCGACTCTGTACCCTATTCTTCTTCGAATGATAGACGCAAGCCTTCCAGAAGGGGTAACAGTTAATGTAGTAAAACATGAACCAGAGCACGAAGAAATTAGACATGTTCCGAATAAAGACCTTATGGAACTTAAGGAACAGCTAGATATGGTTGGCAAAACCacgggaaaaaagaaaaaaggtttTTAA